The segment AAAAAACCGGTCAAGCCCCACCCTTCTACAATGCTTTTCTCACGATTTTTCCGTTATTGGTCTTTGGCAGGGCTCACTTTTTCTTCCTTTTGACAACCTTCAAAAGTTTTTCCAGATCCCGTTTGTCTTTCGGCCGGCCGGCCTTTCTTTGTGCGCGGTATTTAAGTGATGAAACAGTTCTTCGAAGTCTTTGTTGAGAAGCATATCGGGGATTCCAGTTTTTGAGATCGCAAACCATCGCCCACGCCGCGGCAAATCTCCCTTCGGCGCCCACCCTCTTCCAGAACTCGAGGTCAAAGCTGTCGTCGGCCTCTTTAAGCCCGACCAGCCGGCTCATCACAACTCTTTTCTTCTTCCGTGGCATTTATTTTTGGGGCCCTTTCGGCCCGGTTGTTGCTACTCGCGTCAATGTATTTCGGGCCTCAAATGGCCCCAAACCCCGCGCTCGCCACGGGCCAAGCCCGATGGCTCGCTTTAAAACTAATTCTACCACTTTTTCCCGCCGATTTTAAGGGTTAATTTTGGATAAAAGCTCTTTTCTCCTGATCTTTCCATTCCTTGTCTTTGGCAGGGAGTCGACAAAAACAACTTCGCGGGGGAGTTTGTATTTGGCGAGATGTTGGGCGGCATGGGCGATCAGTTCGGGCGCGGAGACCCTGCCTGACCGGCAGGCAGGCGCTTCCCTCCCGACAACATGGGCAACAACAATCGTCTTCCCTGGTTCTATTTCCCTCTCGATCACGGCCGATTCGAGGACTGCCGGGTGCCGGTTTAAAACCGCCTCAACCTCCATGGGGGAAATCCGATAACCGCCGGCGGTGATGACGTCGTCGCGACGGCCGACAAAGAAAAAATTTCCGCCCACGTCGCGATAGGCGAGGTCGCCGGAGAGGAACCATTCGCCGTAAAAGCCCGGACCTTCTAAAATCCCCCCTTTCCCCCCTTTGCAAAGGGGGGCCGGGGGGGATTTAGTCTGATGATACCCGATCATCAACCCCTCACACGACCGATGCGACGCCAAAATCCCAATTTCATCCGGCTCACACTCGCTTAAATCTTCCCGCAAAATCGCGATACGGCTCCCCGGCAACGGCCTGCCGCATGACCCTTCCACAATCGGTTCGCCATAACGCTGGACCAGATAGACGCTATGTTCCGTCATTCCGAGCCCTTCGTAAATTTCAAGACCGACGGCCTTTTTAAAATCATGCCGCACCTCCCCCGGCAATTTTTCGCCGGCCGAGAGGCAGACACGGACACCCTGTAGGGGCATTGCCCCTTCCCTGAAATATCCTGCCAATTTCCGATAAATCCCCGGCACCGACATAAACACCGTCACGCCACATTCTTGAATCACCCGGCCGATTTTCTCCGGCGTTATCTCTCCGGAATAAACCGCGACAGCGGCCCCGTGCCGCCAGACATCCAAAAGTCCGCAGGTTAAAGCATAACTCCAATTCAACGAGCTTGTGTTGAACACCACATCATCGGATTTAAGATCCTGCCACAACCGGACCCGCTCATCATGTGCGGGGATCGACCGATGGGCATGGATCACCGCTTTCGGTTGCCCCTCCGTGCCGCTGGTGTAGAGCCAAAAAGCGGGACCCGACTTTGATACCGGCATCATTTCAAATTTGGATGATTCATCCCCCGCGAATTCCGAAAAATTCTCCGGCGTCACCACTCCTTTTGCCTCGCTGTCTTGAACAAGAAAATCGAGCTCTCCTTCCGTCAAAAGGGGAGAGCTGGGAATGAGAATGACGCCGATGCGGGCGGCGCCGAGGAAGGCGACAGGAAATTTGGGCCCGTTGGGGAAGCGTAAAACAAGCCGGTCACCCGCCTTGAAACCATGATGGACAAGGCCGGCGGAAAAGCGGCGGGATGATTCGGCCAGTTCGCAAAAGGTGAAAAAATGAACCGACAGCGCCTCATCCACGAACAGAAGCGCCATTTTTGATGTGTCTGACGCATGTTTATCAAGACAATCGGTGACAATATTGTAATGCTCGTAAGTCCTCATGGATCCCGACATCCAAGCAAAGCAAGCAATTCTTGTCAAAGGCCTTCCCTTCCATTAAAGTCCCGCCGTTATGAAGGT is part of the Deltaproteobacteria bacterium genome and harbors:
- a CDS encoding acyl-CoA synthetase, which encodes MRTYEHYNIVTDCLDKHASDTSKMALLFVDEALSVHFFTFCELAESSRRFSAGLVHHGFKAGDRLVLRFPNGPKFPVAFLGAARIGVILIPSSPLLTEGELDFLVQDSEAKGVVTPENFSEFAGDESSKFEMMPVSKSGPAFWLYTSGTEGQPKAVIHAHRSIPAHDERVRLWQDLKSDDVVFNTSSLNWSYALTCGLLDVWRHGAAVAVYSGEITPEKIGRVIQECGVTVFMSVPGIYRKLAGYFREGAMPLQGVRVCLSAGEKLPGEVRHDFKKAVGLEIYEGLGMTEHSVYLVQRYGEPIVEGSCGRPLPGSRIAILREDLSECEPDEIGILASHRSCEGLMIGYHQTKSPPAPLCKGGKGGILEGPGFYGEWFLSGDLAYRDVGGNFFFVGRRDDVITAGGYRISPMEVEAVLNRHPAVLESAVIEREIEPGKTIVVAHVVGREAPACRSGRVSAPELIAHAAQHLAKYKLPREVVFVDSLPKTRNGKIRRKELLSKINP